Proteins found in one Sorghum bicolor cultivar BTx623 chromosome 1, Sorghum_bicolor_NCBIv3, whole genome shotgun sequence genomic segment:
- the LOC8077995 gene encoding dihydrodipicolinate reductase-like protein CRR1, chloroplastic isoform X2 produces the protein MVSLCHPIRIRACGNTATRRNAAAAKVLCSMQQTPPPPAQSTIKVVIVGATKEIGRTAVLAVTKARGMELAGAIDSQCIGEDAGQISGMDEPLEIPVLNDLTMVLGSIAQSRATGVVVDFSEPSAVYDNVKQAAAFGLSSVVYVPKIELDTVTELSAFCEKASMGCLVAPTLSIGSVLLQQAAIQASFHYSNVEIVESRPNPSDLPSQDAIQIANNISDLGQIYNREDMDSSSPARGQLLGEDGVRVHSMVLPGLVSSTSINFSGPGEIYALRHDVANVQCLMPGLILAIRKVVRLKNLIYGLEKFL, from the exons ATGGTTTCGCTATGCCATCCGATTCGGATCCGAGCATGCGGGAACACCGCGACGAGGAGGAATGCAGCAGCGGCGAAGGTCCTCTGCTCCATGCAGcaaacgccgccgccgccggcccagAGCACGATCAAG GTTGTTATCGTTGGGGCCACGAAGGAGATCGGGAGGACGGCCGTTCTTGCGGTGACCAAGGCCAGGGGAATGGAGCTTGCAGGGGCGATCGACTCGCAGTGCATTGGCGAGGACGCAGGACAG ATAAGTGGCATGGATGAGCCAttggagatccctgtgctgaaCGACCTCACCATGGTTCTGGGCTCCATAGCGCAG TCGAGGGCAACTGGCGTGGTTGTCGATTTCAGCGAGCCTTCAGCTGTTTACGACAATGTAAAGCAG GCAGCGGCATTTGGTTTAAGCAGCGTCgtctatgttccaaaaattgAGTTAGATACAGTAACTGAACTTTCAGCATTTTGCGAGAAGGCAAGCATG GGCTGCTTGGTTGCACCAACATTATCAATTGGCTCCGTGCTCCTTCAGCAAGCTGCTATACAGGCCTCATTCCATTACAGCAATGTCGAGATTGTGGAATCAAGACCTAACCCATCG GATCTGCCATCGCAAGATGCAATACAGATTGCAAATAACATATCAGATCTTGGTCAGATATACAACAGGGAAGATATGGATTCCAGCAGTCCA GCTAGGGGCCAACTACTTGGGGAAGATGGAGTGCGTGTGCATAGTATGGTTCTCCCTGGTCTCGTTTCCAGCACATCAATCAACTTCTCAGGCCCAGGAGAG ATTTACGCCTTACGGCATGATGTTGCAAACGTTCAATGCCTGATGCCAGGACTAATCCTGGCAATACGGAAGGTGGTACGGTTGAAG AACTTGATTTACGGGCTAGAGAAGTTCTTGTAG
- the LOC8077995 gene encoding dihydrodipicolinate reductase-like protein CRR1, chloroplastic isoform X1 produces the protein MPSDSDPSMREHRDEEECSSGEGPLLHAANAAAAGPEHDQGCYRWGHEGDREDGRSCGDQGQGNGACRGDRLAVHWRGRRTGFPRRSFSVRMFPLYLLPFFYLIGAVNAGIVLQISGMDEPLEIPVLNDLTMVLGSIAQSRATGVVVDFSEPSAVYDNVKQAAAFGLSSVVYVPKIELDTVTELSAFCEKASMGCLVAPTLSIGSVLLQQAAIQASFHYSNVEIVESRPNPSDLPSQDAIQIANNISDLGQIYNREDMDSSSPARGQLLGEDGVRVHSMVLPGLVSSTSINFSGPGEIYALRHDVANVQCLMPGLILAIRKVVRLKNLIYGLEKFL, from the exons ATGCCATCCGATTCGGATCCGAGCATGCGGGAACACCGCGACGAGGAGGAATGCAGCAGCGGCGAAGGTCCTCTGCTCCATGCAGcaaacgccgccgccgccggcccagAGCACGATCAAG GTTGTTATCGTTGGGGCCACGAAGGAGATCGGGAGGACGGCCGTTCTTGCGGTGACCAAGGCCAGGGGAATGGAGCTTGCAGGGGCGATCGACTCGCAGTGCATTGGCGAGGACGCAGGACAGGTTTTCCTCGCCGTTCATTCAGCGTCCGGATGTTTCCCCTCTACTTGTTGCCCTTCTTTTATCTCATAGGAGCTGTAAATGCTGGCATTGTGCTTCAGATAAGTGGCATGGATGAGCCAttggagatccctgtgctgaaCGACCTCACCATGGTTCTGGGCTCCATAGCGCAG TCGAGGGCAACTGGCGTGGTTGTCGATTTCAGCGAGCCTTCAGCTGTTTACGACAATGTAAAGCAG GCAGCGGCATTTGGTTTAAGCAGCGTCgtctatgttccaaaaattgAGTTAGATACAGTAACTGAACTTTCAGCATTTTGCGAGAAGGCAAGCATG GGCTGCTTGGTTGCACCAACATTATCAATTGGCTCCGTGCTCCTTCAGCAAGCTGCTATACAGGCCTCATTCCATTACAGCAATGTCGAGATTGTGGAATCAAGACCTAACCCATCG GATCTGCCATCGCAAGATGCAATACAGATTGCAAATAACATATCAGATCTTGGTCAGATATACAACAGGGAAGATATGGATTCCAGCAGTCCA GCTAGGGGCCAACTACTTGGGGAAGATGGAGTGCGTGTGCATAGTATGGTTCTCCCTGGTCTCGTTTCCAGCACATCAATCAACTTCTCAGGCCCAGGAGAG ATTTACGCCTTACGGCATGATGTTGCAAACGTTCAATGCCTGATGCCAGGACTAATCCTGGCAATACGGAAGGTGGTACGGTTGAAG AACTTGATTTACGGGCTAGAGAAGTTCTTGTAG
- the LOC8059479 gene encoding F-box protein At4g00755, producing MCPMETEEDDSGGCDFLDWLGPDTSTTVFELLDDPADLARVGAVSRSWRRFVTENEFSKRLCRRICPEAASFTRAVVVTRSPPPPQPAASASESSQDAECRAREGEHAAYSYLAGAIVSAKPAMDLIMRCVGASSTDFFPDESMENTLVPHEWVNHRHSYWSSGGKDNPDAPESLTYRLSSDLCVIDEIRVRPYKAAFQLGHPIYSSKAVRIRLGHSKLDPGTETFVSAENENLTAIADENYTWTYTSPEFPMLQENVLQTFKLPRPALCIGGIVKIELLGRLQKQSTDDKYYICVCHVQVMGRSLSPDLMIDISDPADYSNLKYLPGAGNLRPEDLLSSDAKEDSSDWRSLVSRYRQMRQLAMVYMLLGPVQFADEEDEAEADMLHLL from the exons ATGTGCCCGATGGAGACGGAGGAGGACGACAGCGGCGGGTGTGACTTCCTCGACTGGCTCGGCCCCGACACCTCCACCACCGTCTTCGAGCTCCTCGACGACCCCGCCGACCTCGCCCGCGTCGGCGCCGTCTCCCGCTCCTGGCGCCGATTCG TGACCGAGAACGAATTCAGCAAGCGCCTGTGTCGGCGGATATGCCCGGAGGCCGCCAGCTTCACCCGCGCGGTCGTGGTGACccgttcgccgccgccgccgcagcccgcCGCGTCCGCGTCCGAGTCCAGCCAGGACGCTGAGTGCAGGGCCCGCGAGGGGGAGCACGCGGCCTACTCCTACCTCGCCGGCGCGATCGTCTCCGCCAAGCCCGCTATGGACCTCATCATGCGCTGCGTCGGCGCCTCCAGCACCGACTTCTTCCCCGACGAGAGCATGGAGAACACGCTCGTGCCGCATGAATGGGTGAACCACCGCCACTCGTACTGGTCCAGCGGCGGCAAGGACAACCCCGACGCCCCCGAGAGCTTGACCTACAGGCTCTCCTCTGACCTCTGCGTGATTGATGAGATCAGGGTGCGCCCCTACAAAG CTGCTTTTCAGCTTGGCCATCCTATTTACTCTTCCAAGGCGGTGAGGATCCGGCTGGGTCATTCCAAGCTTGATCCTGGAACAGAGACTTTCGTGTCAGCTGAGAATGAGAACCTGACAGCAATCGCTGATGAAAACTACACGTGGACATACACGTCGCCAGAGTTCCCTATGCTTCAG GAAAATGTGTTGCAAACCTTCAAGCTTCCACGCCCTGCCCTTTGCATTGGTGGTATAGTGAAGATTGAACTTCTGGGGAGATTACAGAAACAATCTACAGATGATAAGTATTACATATG TGTCTGCCATGTCCAAGTGATGGGGCGCTCACTTTCACCAGATTTAATGATAGACATCTCCGATCCTGCTGATTACTCAAACCTCAAGTATTTGCCGGGTGCCGGTAACTTGCGCCCAGAAGACCTACTGAGCAGTGACGCCAAGGAGGACTCATCGGACTGGCGCTCGCTTGTTTCTAGGTACAGGCAGATGAGGCAATTGGCGATGGTGTATATGCTGCTTGGACCTGTGCAGTTTGCGGATGAAGAAGACGAAGCTGAGGCTGACATGCTGCACTTGTTGTAG